GCTTCCTTGAACATCTTTCTGGCTTCAGCCAGTCGCCAGCGAACAGTGGCCTCACTCCGATCGGTGATCGCAGCAACTTCCGATGTGCAAAACCCTTCGAGATCACGAAGAACCAGGACCGTCCGATAGGTTTCCGGAAGTTGCTCCATGACGAGATGCACCTCCTGAGCCAGGTCCCGATCCGTTCGCGGATCGGCAGCAGCCGGATCCGGAGCGCCATCCTCGCCTACCTCCGAAAACATGGTCCACCGACCACGACGTTTCACTTTTCGAAGATGGTCGTACGTCAGATTCACGGCCAGGCGGAACAGCCACGGACCGAATCGACGAGACGGGTCAAATTGTTCCAGTCTTTCCCAGGCACGTAGAAACGACTCCTGCTGGAGATCGGCTGCAAGTTCCTGATCCGGGACAAAACGACGAATCACCTTCAAAACGCGACGTTCGTAACGATGAACCAGTGCTCCGAATGCTTCGTGATCACCACTCCTCGCCTGATTGACAAGACGTGCCTCACTCGCCGACGGCAGGTTTTCTGCGCCTTCAGGTTCAGCCATCTCATCCGGGGATGTTTCCCCACCCGGCTCGGACATCTTCAGCATCTCGGTGCCTTTCTGAGTTGGTTTACGCAGAAGGGCACATCAGTGTTGGAACGAACTTGTCAGTCAGTGGGCAAAATCTGTGGTCATTCGTCGGGTTTTCAGGACATCAGGGCCTGAATCTCGACGGCAGTGAACTTCTTTTCCATTCGAGCCCCCAGTTGCGATACAATTCTGGCGGCTGCGTGAGACGCCAGATGTCCGGACTGTTTCCAGGAAAACCCATTGGTAATCCCATAGAGCAGAGCGCCGGCGTACATATCTCCCGCACCTGTCGTGTCGATGGCCTTTGTGCTGACCCCTTCAATAGCGATCGCCTCACCGTCATGCATCAGGATCGACCCGTTAGCTCCGAGTGTCATTGCAACGTTTTCTGCGTGGCGATGCAGCTCCGCAGCACAGTCAATCGGATCCGTTTTACGCGTCAGGCTACGGGCCTCTTCCTCATTGCAGAAAAACAGGTCGACAGGGCCTTCAACCAGAGACCAGATCTCGTCGCGAACTAAATTACAGAGAAACGGATCGGATGCGGTGAAAGCCACTTTGCACCCATGCTTCTTCGCAAGGTTAATTGCCTTGTAAGCCGCCGCCTTCGTCGACTCTCCGGTTAGCAGGTAGCCCTCAACATAAACATACCTGGCCTGCCGAATCTGATCTTCATCGATATCCGATTCGGAAAGTGTGGCTGACACGCCCAGATTTGTCAGCATCGTGCGTTGCGCATCCTCTGAAATCAGAACCGCGCAGGTTCCTGTTTGACCACTCGCAGCCTGCGGAGCAGCGACCTGAACGCCAAGCTTTCGCATATCCTCCAGAAAAAACTCGCCCATGACGTCCGTACTGACTTTTCCGGCATACGCAGCCGTGCCTCCAAAATCAGCCACGCCGACAATCGTATTTGCTGCAGAACCACCTGCACAGCGATTCAGCGGTTTCCCCTGAAGCTGTTGAAGCACCCTGGCCTGTGAAGCGTCATCAACAAGCGTCATGATTCCCTTGTCGAAGCCCGTTGATAACAACCATGCGTCATCAACCTGCGCCTGCACATCCACCAGGGCGTTTCCAACACCAAATACGTCAATCGTCATCATCTGGTCCTGTCTCGGATCTCGTAAAAAATCAATGAGTTCCGAACGATACCAGATTCAAAACGGGCATGGACAGGGAAACCGCTGGTCCGTGTTCACTCAATCTCAAAACAGGTGTTGCCCCGGGGACTGAGGTGTGCTCGCGTCATTCAATCGTCAACTGAATGCCAACGGAAGCACTAATTTTCGCACCACCTTCTGATTGAGCGTGGAGAGAGAGGTTTGGTATTTCTCCCACGGCTGCGTTGTCCGGCGTTGTGATTGACAGCTCAAACGCTGTGTCCGTGCTGCTCAGGTTTGCAGAACTGGCGGAATACCCTTTTGGCAGACCCACAATCTGAAGCTGAGTTGCCGCCTGGAACTGGGGATGTCGAACGATCCTGCCAC
This region of Planctomycetaceae bacterium genomic DNA includes:
- a CDS encoding sigma-70 family RNA polymerase sigma factor; protein product: MLKMSEPGGETSPDEMAEPEGAENLPSASEARLVNQARSGDHEAFGALVHRYERRVLKVIRRFVPDQELAADLQQESFLRAWERLEQFDPSRRFGPWLFRLAVNLTYDHLRKVKRRGRWTMFSEVGEDGAPDPAAADPRTDRDLAQEVHLVMEQLPETYRTVLVLRDLEGFCTSEVAAITDRSEATVRWRLAEARKMFKEAWERRERSIEEEQLS
- a CDS encoding adenosine kinase → MMTIDVFGVGNALVDVQAQVDDAWLLSTGFDKGIMTLVDDASQARVLQQLQGKPLNRCAGGSAANTIVGVADFGGTAAYAGKVSTDVMGEFFLEDMRKLGVQVAAPQAASGQTGTCAVLISEDAQRTMLTNLGVSATLSESDIDEDQIRQARYVYVEGYLLTGESTKAAAYKAINLAKKHGCKVAFTASDPFLCNLVRDEIWSLVEGPVDLFFCNEEEARSLTRKTDPIDCAAELHRHAENVAMTLGANGSILMHDGEAIAIEGVSTKAIDTTGAGDMYAGALLYGITNGFSWKQSGHLASHAAARIVSQLGARMEKKFTAVEIQALMS